The following proteins are co-located in the Pedobacter sp. FW305-3-2-15-E-R2A2 genome:
- a CDS encoding insulinase family protein has translation MKKKLLLFACFLIAGTSMMAQSGFQWKTASSGGYTYKYVTNDPTQSRFYTLKNGLTVILSANTKEPKIEYRMSVRAGSNTDPRTATGLAHYLEHLLFKGTDKFGTLDFAKEKPLLDKIDGLYEQYNKTTDPAKRKAIYAQIDKTSGEASNYSIANEYDKMMKAIGGQSTNAHTWYEETVYNEDFPSNATDKFLALQAERFRNPIFRIFHTELEAVYEEKNRGLDEDAWKVEEKTAELLFPTHNYGQQTTIGTVEHLKNPSLVEIRKYYNKYYVPNNMALAMAGDFNPDEMIKKVDQSFSFMQNKPVVLYNPAPEKPLTKIQKLDIYGPSAESVRLSYRGYAENSSQSLLLDLISSILANGKAGLIDINLNKQQKVLRAGAGYQQMKDYGVFTLNAQPKQGQTLEQAKQLLLDQLNILKKGEFDESLIKATVANQKLSLLQSFDNNGFRVEAVTNEFILNRANKWDKSLSGQDAMAKLTKKQVTDFANQFFKDNYVVTYKHKGEDKSIAKVEKPTITPVKTNATETSPFAKNLLEMPSSEIAPKFLDYQKDLSFGKAGIADVIEVQNKENPIFRLSYRFEMGAWNNKLMPYAAQYLAFLATDKYTAEEISKEFYNIACNYTFTVSNEVATINISGLQENFDKAVTLVEHILANCKPNETALAGLKSRILKSRENNKLNKAMILNGLMSYAQYGASNPSNYTLTNNEVNNITSADLLAILHNVNNYEHTITYYGPQSLPEFTANISKLHKLPATFTPEPPVKKFVYTNNATNQVYFADYDMVQSEIRWVRNAGKYEADLAGKVNLFNSYFGGGMGSIVFQTIRESKALAYSTFAVYSAPDRADKQYAMVAYVGSQADKMNDAVKGMNELLNDLPESAKSFEASKYNAMNAIETDRITKDDIIASYFANKKLGLDHDSRIDEYKELKPLTFTDIKAFHTNNVANKPYNYCIVASEKNVKSEDMQKFGTVNKLTLEQIFGY, from the coding sequence ATGAAGAAGAAATTATTACTGTTCGCCTGCTTTTTGATTGCAGGAACGAGCATGATGGCTCAATCCGGGTTCCAATGGAAAACGGCCAGTTCGGGCGGGTATACGTATAAATATGTAACCAATGACCCTACTCAATCTCGTTTTTACACCTTAAAAAATGGATTGACGGTTATTTTATCCGCAAACACAAAAGAACCAAAGATTGAATACCGCATGAGTGTCAGAGCGGGTAGTAATACAGATCCCCGTACTGCAACAGGACTGGCACATTATCTGGAACACCTTCTTTTTAAAGGAACCGATAAGTTCGGAACTTTAGATTTTGCAAAGGAAAAACCTTTGTTGGATAAAATTGACGGCCTTTATGAGCAGTATAACAAAACGACTGATCCTGCTAAACGTAAAGCCATCTATGCGCAGATTGACAAAACTTCCGGTGAAGCTTCGAATTATTCTATCGCCAACGAGTACGATAAAATGATGAAAGCGATTGGTGGTCAATCTACCAATGCCCATACCTGGTATGAAGAAACCGTTTACAATGAAGATTTCCCTTCCAATGCAACAGATAAGTTTCTGGCTTTGCAGGCAGAACGTTTCCGCAACCCAATTTTCCGTATTTTCCATACAGAATTAGAAGCTGTTTATGAAGAAAAGAACCGCGGACTGGATGAGGATGCCTGGAAAGTAGAAGAAAAAACAGCAGAGCTGCTTTTCCCTACTCATAATTATGGTCAACAGACCACGATCGGTACCGTAGAGCACCTTAAAAATCCTTCACTGGTAGAAATCAGAAAATATTACAATAAATACTATGTTCCGAACAATATGGCATTGGCCATGGCGGGAGATTTTAATCCGGATGAAATGATTAAGAAAGTAGACCAGTCTTTTTCTTTCATGCAGAATAAACCGGTTGTACTTTATAACCCTGCTCCGGAAAAACCTTTGACAAAAATTCAGAAACTGGACATCTATGGTCCAAGTGCGGAAAGTGTCAGATTATCTTACAGGGGATACGCGGAGAACAGCAGCCAAAGTTTACTATTGGACCTGATCTCCAGCATCCTTGCCAATGGTAAAGCTGGTTTAATCGACATCAACCTGAACAAACAGCAAAAAGTGCTTCGTGCAGGTGCAGGTTATCAGCAAATGAAAGATTATGGGGTCTTTACTTTAAATGCCCAGCCTAAACAAGGACAGACTTTAGAACAGGCGAAACAATTGCTGTTAGACCAGCTCAATATCCTTAAAAAAGGAGAATTTGATGAAAGTCTGATTAAAGCTACTGTGGCCAATCAAAAGTTAAGCTTATTGCAATCTTTTGATAACAATGGCTTCCGTGTAGAGGCGGTAACGAATGAATTTATCCTGAACCGTGCCAATAAATGGGACAAATCTCTAAGCGGTCAGGATGCGATGGCAAAGCTGACTAAAAAGCAGGTAACAGACTTCGCCAATCAATTCTTCAAAGACAATTATGTGGTTACTTACAAGCATAAAGGAGAAGACAAGAGCATTGCGAAAGTGGAGAAACCAACCATCACCCCGGTAAAGACCAATGCGACGGAAACTTCCCCTTTTGCAAAAAACCTATTGGAAATGCCTTCCTCAGAGATTGCACCCAAATTCCTGGATTACCAGAAAGATCTTTCTTTCGGCAAAGCAGGAATCGCTGATGTAATTGAAGTGCAAAATAAAGAAAACCCTATTTTCCGTTTGTCTTACCGCTTTGAAATGGGCGCATGGAACAACAAACTCATGCCTTATGCAGCGCAATACCTTGCATTCCTGGCTACAGATAAATATACTGCAGAAGAGATCAGCAAGGAGTTTTACAACATTGCCTGTAACTATACCTTCACGGTAAGTAACGAGGTGGCTACCATCAATATCAGCGGATTGCAGGAAAATTTCGATAAGGCGGTGACGCTGGTAGAGCACATCTTAGCGAACTGTAAGCCTAACGAAACCGCTTTAGCAGGACTGAAAAGCAGAATTCTGAAGTCCAGAGAAAACAATAAGTTAAATAAAGCGATGATTCTGAATGGATTAATGAGCTATGCACAATATGGCGCCAGTAATCCTTCGAACTATACCCTGACCAATAATGAGGTGAACAACATCACTTCAGCAGATTTACTGGCCATTCTTCACAATGTGAATAACTACGAGCATACGATTACGTATTATGGTCCGCAAAGCTTGCCTGAATTTACCGCAAACATCAGCAAGCTGCATAAACTTCCGGCTACGTTCACACCTGAGCCTCCGGTAAAAAAGTTTGTTTATACCAACAACGCAACAAACCAGGTTTATTTTGCCGATTATGATATGGTGCAGTCGGAAATCAGATGGGTAAGAAATGCCGGCAAATATGAAGCAGACCTTGCGGGTAAAGTAAACCTTTTCAATAGCTATTTTGGCGGCGGTATGGGTTCTATCGTTTTCCAGACCATCAGAGAATCCAAAGCATTGGCATACTCTACTTTTGCCGTTTATTCCGCACCAGACAGAGCAGATAAACAATATGCAATGGTAGCTTACGTAGGTAGTCAGGCTGATAAAATGAACGATGCCGTAAAAGGAATGAATGAATTGTTAAATGATCTTCCTGAATCTGCAAAATCATTCGAAGCCTCTAAGTACAATGCAATGAATGCGATTGAAACCGACAGAATCACCAAAGATGACATCATTGCCAGCTACTTTGCCAATAAAAAACTAGGATTGGATCATGATTCAAGAATTGATGAATACAAGGAGCTGAAGCCTTTAACCTTTACAGATATCAAAGCTTTCCATACCAATAATGTGGCCAATAAGCCCTACAATTATTGTATTGTTGCTTCCGAGAAAAATGTAAAATCAGAGGACATGCAGAAATTTGGAACAGTGAACAAATTGACCCTAGAACAGATATTTGGTTATTAA
- a CDS encoding CsbD family protein codes for MDKLELKGKWNEIKGKVKQAYADLTDDDLKYEEGKDEELYGKLQQKTGKTRDELVTWIKSL; via the coding sequence ATGGATAAGTTAGAATTAAAAGGAAAATGGAATGAGATCAAGGGTAAAGTAAAACAAGCTTATGCGGATCTTACCGATGATGATTTGAAATATGAAGAGGGGAAAGATGAGGAGTTGTATGGAAAGTTACAACAGAAAACCGGGAAGACCCGTGATGAACTGGTCACCTGGATCAAATCATTGTAA
- the surE gene encoding 5'/3'-nucleotidase SurE, which translates to MMKQKSKPNILVVNDDGITAPGIKNLIDVMKELGNVVVVAPDGPQSGMGHAITIGKPLRFDHVDLYEGVEMYKCSGTPVDCVKLAVNKIFKGKKPDLCVSGINHGLNNSINVIYSGTMSAAVEGAIEGIPSIGFSLDDFSEGADFSHCKKFIKSISEEVLKHGLPQATLLNVNFPRGAELKGIKICRQANAKWAEEFDERKDPYQRPYYWLTGVFQNNDKGEDTDVWALENGFVSVVPVQFDLTAHHAIPILNSWTFDVKKD; encoded by the coding sequence ATGATGAAGCAAAAGTCTAAACCTAATATTTTAGTGGTAAATGATGATGGAATCACTGCACCGGGAATTAAAAACCTGATTGATGTGATGAAAGAGCTGGGCAACGTGGTTGTTGTTGCTCCTGATGGCCCGCAATCCGGAATGGGGCATGCCATTACCATCGGAAAACCATTGCGTTTTGATCACGTTGATCTTTACGAAGGCGTAGAAATGTACAAATGCTCCGGCACTCCGGTAGATTGTGTAAAGCTGGCAGTAAATAAAATTTTTAAAGGCAAAAAGCCTGATTTATGTGTCTCCGGAATTAACCATGGCCTGAACAATTCGATCAATGTGATCTATTCAGGAACGATGTCTGCTGCGGTGGAAGGAGCGATTGAAGGAATTCCTTCTATCGGTTTCTCTCTGGATGATTTTTCTGAAGGTGCAGACTTTAGCCATTGCAAAAAATTCATTAAATCTATTTCTGAAGAGGTGCTGAAACATGGTTTGCCACAGGCGACGCTATTGAATGTCAACTTTCCAAGAGGAGCAGAGCTGAAAGGGATCAAAATATGCAGACAGGCAAATGCAAAATGGGCAGAAGAATTTGATGAACGTAAAGATCCATATCAACGCCCGTACTACTGGTTAACAGGCGTATTCCAGAACAATGATAAAGGAGAGGATACGGATGTCTGGGCTTTGGAAAATGGCTTTGTATCCGTTGTTCCGGTACAGTTT
- the acs gene encoding acetate--CoA ligase — protein MQINSFEEYQETYKLSVEQPEQFWAGIADKFLWRKKWDKVLSWNFSEPNIKWFEGAKLNITENCLDRHLAENGDKPAIIWEPNDPQKDSITLSYKILHEQVCRFANVLKKNGVRKGDRVCIYMPMVPELAVAVLACARIGAVHSVVFGGFSAKSIADRINDAECKVVITADGAFRGNKQIQLKEVIDDALIGCPTVERVIVLTHTRTPVSMLKGRDIWWEDEIKLVDTNCPAEEMDAEDLLFILYTSGSTGKPKGVVHTIGGYMVYAGYTFSNVFNYQKDEVFFCTADIGWITGHSYIVYGPLSQGATTLMFEGIPTYPDASRMWQVVEKHKVNILYTAPTAIRSLMSFGEEPLNGIDMSSLRVLGSVGEPINEEAWHWFDENIGKSKCPIVDTWWQTETGGIMISPIAFVTPTKPSYATLPLPGIQPILVDENGNEIEGNGVNGNLCIKFPWPGMIRTTYGDHERCKQTYFSTYENLYFTGDGCLRDEDGYYRITGRVDDVINVSGHRIGTAEVENAINMHAGVVESAVVGFPHEVKGQGIYAFVIFPNHHEDAELTRKDILQTVTRVIGAIAKPDKILFVTGLPKTRSGKIMRRILRKIAEGDTSNLGDITTLLDPAVVEEIIEKSQK, from the coding sequence ATGCAAATTAATTCTTTTGAAGAGTATCAGGAAACGTATAAACTGAGCGTTGAGCAGCCCGAACAATTCTGGGCTGGTATAGCAGACAAATTTTTGTGGAGAAAGAAATGGGACAAAGTATTGTCCTGGAATTTCTCCGAACCGAACATTAAATGGTTTGAAGGGGCAAAGTTAAACATTACCGAGAACTGCCTTGATCGTCACCTTGCAGAAAATGGAGATAAACCGGCTATTATCTGGGAGCCTAATGATCCTCAGAAGGATAGCATCACTTTAAGCTATAAAATTTTACATGAACAGGTATGCCGGTTTGCCAATGTGCTAAAGAAAAACGGCGTTAGAAAAGGAGATCGGGTATGTATATATATGCCTATGGTTCCGGAACTTGCTGTAGCTGTATTGGCTTGCGCAAGGATTGGCGCCGTCCACTCCGTTGTTTTCGGTGGATTTTCCGCCAAATCTATTGCCGACAGGATCAATGATGCCGAATGTAAGGTCGTCATCACTGCCGATGGTGCCTTCAGAGGAAATAAACAAATTCAATTGAAAGAAGTGATTGACGACGCCCTGATCGGATGCCCGACAGTGGAGCGTGTAATCGTCCTGACCCATACCCGTACACCGGTATCCATGCTTAAAGGCCGTGATATCTGGTGGGAGGATGAAATAAAATTAGTAGATACCAACTGTCCGGCAGAAGAGATGGATGCCGAAGATCTGTTGTTTATATTATATACTTCCGGTTCTACCGGCAAACCTAAAGGTGTAGTACATACCATTGGTGGTTATATGGTCTATGCAGGATATACCTTTTCTAACGTATTTAACTACCAGAAAGACGAAGTGTTTTTCTGCACGGCTGATATCGGCTGGATCACCGGACATTCTTATATCGTATACGGTCCGCTTTCTCAGGGCGCAACAACCCTGATGTTCGAAGGAATTCCAACTTATCCGGATGCTTCCAGAATGTGGCAGGTGGTAGAGAAACATAAAGTAAACATCTTATATACTGCACCAACGGCCATCCGCTCTTTAATGAGCTTCGGAGAAGAGCCTTTAAATGGCATAGACATGAGTTCCCTTCGCGTACTGGGCTCTGTTGGTGAACCGATCAATGAAGAAGCATGGCATTGGTTCGATGAAAACATCGGAAAAAGTAAATGTCCGATTGTAGATACCTGGTGGCAAACGGAAACGGGTGGAATCATGATTTCCCCGATCGCTTTTGTAACGCCTACCAAGCCTAGTTATGCGACTTTACCATTGCCCGGTATTCAACCGATCCTGGTCGATGAAAACGGAAATGAGATTGAAGGAAATGGCGTAAACGGAAACCTTTGTATTAAGTTTCCATGGCCGGGAATGATCCGTACAACTTATGGAGACCATGAACGTTGTAAACAAACCTATTTCTCTACTTACGAAAACCTTTACTTTACCGGTGATGGTTGTTTGAGAGATGAGGATGGTTATTACAGAATCACCGGTAGGGTAGATGATGTGATCAATGTATCCGGACACCGGATTGGTACTGCTGAAGTGGAAAATGCCATTAACATGCACGCCGGAGTGGTGGAAAGCGCAGTGGTCGGTTTCCCTCATGAAGTAAAAGGCCAGGGTATCTATGCATTTGTCATCTTCCCGAACCACCATGAGGATGCAGAACTTACCCGCAAAGATATCCTGCAAACGGTAACCCGTGTAATCGGTGCCATCGCTAAACCGGATAAAATTCTTTTTGTTACGGGATTGCCTAAAACACGTTCCGGTAAAATTATGAGACGTATTTTAAGAAAAATTGCAGAAGGAGATACTTCAAATCTTGGAGACATCACTACTTTATTAGATCCCGCTGTAGTAGAAGAAATCATCGAGAAATCTCAGAAATAA